The following is a genomic window from Sporocytophaga myxococcoides DSM 11118.
AATTATTACCTATAATATCTCAAATAATTACGGAGCCTACGTTCCCCGAACAGGAACTGGAGACTTTAAAACTTATAAGTATCCAATCTCTTCGTATAAATCAAGAAAAAACAGCATTCTTAGCTTCAGCAAGATTCCGGAAATTGCTGTTTGGCCAACATCCATATGGAAGTTGTATGAGTGAAGATGGTATTAGTTCTATATCCAGAGAAGATCTATTTGAATTTCATAAAAAATATTATTCATTAAATAATGCAACAATTCTTATCACAGGAGGCGGAAATACAAACTACTTCCATTTAATAGATAAGTACTTTGGCATACATCAGTTAAACAATACTAATCAAATTTCTGATAATGTGGCAAGTTTCGGAAAGCCTACTAATGAAATTATAGTCAAAGAAACTTCAATTCAATCTTCAATACGTTTGGGCTGTCCACTATTTACTATTAAAAATGATGATTATTTTAAAACATCCATTCTAGTAGAAATTTTAGGAGGTTATTTCGGCTCTCGTCTTATGAAAAATATCAGAGAAGACAAAGGATATACCTATGGAATTCACTCAAACTTTGCCGTTATGAAAAATAATGGATATCTAGTTATTGGAACTGACGTTAATAAAGAAAATACTAAGGCAACTCTAGAAGAAATCTATAAAGAAATTAATCTACTTAGATCAGATATAGTTAATATAGAGGAGTTGACACTTGTTAAAAACTATCTAAAAGGAAGCTTTATCAATTCAATAAATACATCATACTCACAGGTAGACAAGTTCAAAACGCTACTCTTTAACAACCTACCTGCAAACTTTTATGAAATGTATTTTAATACTCTAACGCATATTACTGCTGAAGAAATTCAAACAACAGCCTTAAATTATTTTCATATTGAAAATTTTTATGAAGTTGTAGTTGGTAATATTTAGTTACTTGCTTATACCATTTTTTAAAAACTTCCCTAGAATTACCCCATGCTTCATGTAGAAATAATCCCTTAATTGATATTAATGGGAAATACTTTCTTATCTGTGAATTTCAAAAAATAATATATTAGATTGATGAGGTTGTTAAAAATAGAAACCCATATAAATAAAAAAAGCTCTGAGTTGATATCAGAGCTTTCTAATAATAAGGTTGGCGACTACCTACTCTCCCGGGTGTTATCCTAGTACCATCAGCGCCACGGGGCTTAACTTCTCTGTTCGGAATGGGAAGAGGTGAACACCCGCGCTATAATCACCATTAAGGTTTTTAATACTTTTATTTTTTTTGACTCTTAAACC
Proteins encoded in this region:
- a CDS encoding M16 family metallopeptidase — translated: MLIRTQEPDLKQLKFNNILLPKHNELSNKIPFYQLISGAQDVLRLEIIFKAGSLYEPKESVAHFTSKMLSEGTKDFSAKEIQEKIAFYGAFMELNSGFDRSALTVYCLARHLDKLLPIISQIITEPTFPEQELETLKLISIQSLRINQEKTAFLASARFRKLLFGQHPYGSCMSEDGISSISREDLFEFHKKYYSLNNATILITGGGNTNYFHLIDKYFGIHQLNNTNQISDNVASFGKPTNEIIVKETSIQSSIRLGCPLFTIKNDDYFKTSILVEILGGYFGSRLMKNIREDKGYTYGIHSNFAVMKNNGYLVIGTDVNKENTKATLEEIYKEINLLRSDIVNIEELTLVKNYLKGSFINSINTSYSQVDKFKTLLFNNLPANFYEMYFNTLTHITAEEIQTTALNYFHIENFYEVVVGNI